The following nucleotide sequence is from Pseudomonas sessilinigenes.
CAGGCTGGCATCGCTGGCAATCCCGTAGCCCACCCGCAGTCCGGCCAGGCCATAGGCCTTGGAGAAGGTGCGCAGGACGATCCAGGGCCTATGCTGGGCGCGCAGCAGGCCCAGTACCTCGGGGAAGTCCGGGTCGGCGCAGGCGTACTCGTAGTAGGCCTCGTCGATCACCAGCAGGGTATCGCTGGCGGCCGCACCGATCAGTTGGGCCAGGGCCTGCTGGTCGAAGATGGTGCCCAGGGGGTTGGATGGGTTGCTGATCAGCAGCATCTTGCTTGGCCCGGCCAGGGCACTGCGCCAGGCGCCGAGGTTGCAGGAAAAGTCCGGGTGCGGCGCGACCTTGGTCACCTGCGCCGCCATCATCAGGGGAAAGATCTCGTGCAGGCCGAAGCACGGTGACTGGGTCACGACCCGGTCGCCCGGGTCGAGAAAGGCCAGGCACAGCAGCTCCAGCAGATTCTCCGAACCGTTGCCGATGATCAGCTGGCTGGGGTGGGTATCGAGTCGTTCGCCCAGGGCGTGACGCAGCGCCAGGCAAGCCGGGTCGGGGTACAGGCCGAGCAGCTCCGGGCGATAGTCGCGCAGCACGGCGAGGGCTGCGGGCGCCACACCCAGGGGGTTCTCGTTGTTGCTGAGCTTGAGCAGCGGCTGCCCGGCGCAGTGCTGCGCCACCTGCTCCGGGTCCGCCCCGGGGTCGTACAGGGGCAGGGCCTGCACGCTGGGGCGTAGCAGCTTGAGGACAGCGGCGGATCGATCGCGGGTCATGTCGGTTCCTTGGCAGCATGCATGCCGCCTGCTTGGGTTTGGCTCGGATGGCGCTGGGCCAGCAGGGCCTTGATCTGCCGCTCGAACGACAACACCAGCAGCAGCGCGGTCACGGCAAGGCCGATGGCCAGGCCGATCCAGATGCCGAAGATGCCGTTGGCTGCGAGTACGCCCAGCCCGTAGGCGGCGGGCAGGCCCACCAGCCAGTAGCCGTACAGGGACAGGCGAAAGGGCCCGGCGGTGTCACCCAGGCCCCGCAGGATGCCGTTGCCGATGTTCTGCGCGGCATCGAAGAACTGCAGCAGCGCGGCAATC
It contains:
- a CDS encoding aminotransferase class I/II-fold pyridoxal phosphate-dependent enzyme; its protein translation is MTRDRSAAVLKLLRPSVQALPLYDPGADPEQVAQHCAGQPLLKLSNNENPLGVAPAALAVLRDYRPELLGLYPDPACLALRHALGERLDTHPSQLIIGNGSENLLELLCLAFLDPGDRVVTQSPCFGLHEIFPLMMAAQVTKVAPHPDFSCNLGAWRSALAGPSKMLLISNPSNPLGTIFDQQALAQLIGAAASDTLLVIDEAYYEYACADPDFPEVLGLLRAQHRPWIVLRTFSKAYGLAGLRVGYGIASDASLVAALDRVRTPYNINQLAQQAALAALGDQQHVARSRAFAAQVRAPMIEALGAAGFQVAPSRTHFLFIDTGVDAQEVNRRLLAQAMIIKAWREPGYETCIRMTLAQPDDNARFLAGLQQAVQALR